The sequence GGGTCGGAACCATCAAGCAAGTCGGCAAGACCCTTCGCGTCAGCATCTGCGCCAACTACCCATTCAAGGGCGACAAAGGCCAGTGGAGGGACGACGCGCACTGGAACGAGGTCACAATCTTCACGAAGGCGATCCAGTCCTACGTGAGCGAGCACGTCAGCAAGGGCGATCTGGTCCATGTGCGCGGACGGCTTCGGCAGAGCAGCTTCGAACGCGATGGCCAACGGGTCTACACGGTCGATCTCATCGCTCACGAGCTCGGCCGATTGGCGCAAGCCAGCGAACGCGCCGCGGCATAGCGAATACCGGGGAGGCTTCGGCCTCCCCGCCGCTCCTACCTGAAGGCCGGCGCCCGACGCGAATCCGGTCCGCTACGAAGGAAGTTTTCGCGATCGTGTCTGCCGCGCGAGACCGCGGTCGGCCCGATTTTTCTTGCCGATTGCGGAGACCAGCTCGTCGTAGTTGACGCCGCTTTTCTTAAGAGCGCGGCGCGCATCCGCGGCCTCGAAACCTAAGAGCTCGAGCACGCTCATGTTCAGGCTCGAGGCAATCCGCTCCATCGTCCTCAGCGTTGGATTCCCGATGCCGCGCACGATTGTGTAGTAGGTGCCGCGCGCCAACCCCGTCTTTGGCAGGAAGGCTTCCATGCCGCCGTTTTCGATCTCGAGCTGTTGCAGGCGGATCGCCAGCATCTCATTCAGGATCGAATGATCGACGGGCAGCGGCTTGCGAACAGGCGGCATCGTTTGACTGGCTTTCGGGTCCACGCGAGGAAACGACGGGGAACATACACGAATCCCGAGGTCCAGTATATTGGACGTTGGAAACTGTACAGGCAAGTCTTTGAAACGACTCACGTTGCCGCGTGTCTATCCCTGATGTCCGGGCGCCGGGCTCCGGCCGAATTGGTCAATTGGCGCAGCAGTCGCAAGGGATCGACCCCCGCCCGCTCAGCGATGAGCTCGATGTAATCGAGGCTAGGATTCGCCGCCGACGTCATCAAGTGAAAGTAGCTTGATCGCGGAATGCCGAGCTGCTCCGCGAATTCCCGCCGGCTCAGCCCCGATTCCAGCCTGAGCGCTTCCAATCCTGCCTGGAACGCACTCCGCAAGGTGCTGCCTTGCGCTGCGTGAGCTGCCTTTCGGCGGCAACGCTTGTCGCTCATCGCTGATTCCTCGCGCATTTCCAACGCAAACCGTTCCGTCGATCCGCCAAGCCTACACGTTGGACGGCAGACCAACATTCAATATAATAGACGGATTCGATTCAACCAAGATTCGATTCAACCAAGAGAGGTGCGTTCGGACAAAGAAAAACCCGGCAGAGCCGGGTCTCTCGTGAGGATGAGCGGGCTGGCGATGCCAATCGCCAACAATGCCCCTAACGCATGAAGGCATTTTAGCCCGCGCCATCCGACAGTTCAAGAGGACTCGCGTTTTTACGCCACGGTCTTTGTTTGCCCCGCGCTCTCCCAACGAGAGGACGCGAATGGAGATGCTTGACCAAAATCCGATCACGCCGTTTGGACGGCGACCGCTATCGCTCAGCACCGTAAAGGTGCAGCGCGACGTCAGAGATTGTCCCCACGGCAAGCCCGTACACAAATGGCAGGTGTTCCGAAACATCTGCGAG is a genomic window of Alphaproteobacteria bacterium containing:
- a CDS encoding single-stranded DNA-binding protein — translated: MRNIAEFTLIGRVGTIKQVGKTLRVSICANYPFKGDKGQWRDDAHWNEVTIFTKAIQSYVSEHVSKGDLVHVRGRLRQSSFERDGQRVYTVDLIAHELGRLAQASERAAA
- a CDS encoding transcriptional regulator produces the protein MPPVRKPLPVDHSILNEMLAIRLQQLEIENGGMEAFLPKTGLARGTYYTIVRGIGNPTLRTMERIASSLNMSVLELLGFEAADARRALKKSGVNYDELVSAIGKKNRADRGLARQTRSRKLPS
- a CDS encoding helix-turn-helix transcriptional regulator; amino-acid sequence: MSDKRCRRKAAHAAQGSTLRSAFQAGLEALRLESGLSRREFAEQLGIPRSSYFHLMTSAANPSLDYIELIAERAGVDPLRLLRQLTNSAGARRPDIRDRHAAT